Proteins encoded within one genomic window of Vidua macroura isolate BioBank_ID:100142 chromosome 2, ASM2450914v1, whole genome shotgun sequence:
- the LOC128802709 gene encoding uncharacterized protein LOC128802709: MALEGQGTMTATSESHLNDQNVLRGTISNNRTGQAAETGSGTIEATTQSPTTPSPVASTSGTSPASGTTEARPSPTLGSSMETPTPGHPSTALPTGQPKVQGTATSPPTGSPSPSTATASAGSSATTPHGDEESSTTTQGDITTTQPTANTTHSLPSTPLMSTMKVTGGEGRTDTTTMAITSGGGSLRTSRSGAVSPAFPTTGTGTTTGPESGTASSPSFGSAVTSHSSSSSPEGSSPVTASPQQSGTSSTTEMLLATTSHPSASLVFSTAGVTDTGSDTVTAEEVTPSPAPSTASTNPVSSASIPSPASETTAPSRSPAPGSSTETPAPGHPSTALASAGSNVTTPPGEGESSTMNQEDRTTEPTANTAHSLPSTSTTNLSVPTSANPSSTCLTVSIKVQNVTAEEIQLSWTSSSKSSFYNISVKDGGKEIRTATTNETKAVFQNLLPGHVYDISVSVSSCAENNPASVTVRTDSGSCFKRTELCLAQSTGCSDLKSIVCSNNQAFACRVWLKNETFNNTLYNSDSESYITMAERFKTEVVAAMHAELGNNHSDVFVLGFRPGSVIVDFLFLLPKEKAMDVDYIQTHLSNVLRSKYGSQSEVQTLSVQSSTDNSSSWRVAVIVLGVLLGVALVLILLAIVFYIHVRRRSGMDFSTLYTW; this comes from the exons ATGGCATTAGAGGGACAAGGCACAATGACTGCCACCTCTGAGAGCCACCTAAATGACCAAAATGTCTTGAGGGGCACAATCAGCAACAACAGAACTGGCCAAGCTGCAGAGACTGGCTCTGGGACAATAGAGGCCACGACACAGAGTCCAACTacccccagccctgtggcttCCACCTCTGGCACCTCTCCTGCCTCAGGTACCACCGAGGCCAGGCCTTCACCcactctgggcagcagcatgGAGACACCAACACCTGGACACCCCTCCACAGCCCTCCCAACGGGACAGCCCAAGGTGCAGGGGACGGCCACCTCACCTCCCACGGGGAGCCCCTCGCCctccacagccacagcctctgcaggcagcagtgccaccaCTCCTCATGGAGATGAGGAGAGCTCCACCACGACCCAGGGGGACATAACAACAACCCAGCCCACTGCCAACACCACCCACTCCCTCCCTTCCACACCCCTGATGTCCACAATGAAGGTGACGGGTGGAGAAGGGAGGACAGACACTACAACCATGGCAATAACGTCAGGAGGGGGCTCACTGAGGACATCCAGGAGTGGTGCAGTGAGCCCAGCATTCCCAACAACAGGAACTGGCACCACCACTGGCCCAGAGAGTGGCACTGCTTCCTCCCCGTCCTTCGGCTCAGCAGTGACGAgccactcctcctcctcctctcctgagGGCTCCTCACCTGTGACTGCCAGCCCACAGCAAAgtggcaccagcagcaccactgaGATGCTCTTGGCCACCACATCCCACCCATCCGCATCCCTCGTGTTCTCCACTGCTGGTGTTACAGACACGGGGTCAGACACTGTGACAGCAGAGGAGgtgacacccagcccagctcccagcacagccagcacgAACCCAGTCTCTTCTGCCTCCAtcccctctcctgcctcagAAACCACTGCACCCAGCCGCTCACCTGCACCAGGCAGCAGCACGGAGACACCAGCACCTGGACACCCCTCCACAGCCCTGGCCTCTGCAGGCAGCAATGTCACCACTCCtcctggagaaggggaaagTTCCACCATGAACCAGGAGGACAGGACAACTGAGCCCACTGCCAACACCGCCCACTCCCTCCCTTCCACATCCACGACGAACCTTAGTGTGCCAACATCTGCTAATCCTTCTTCTACTTGCT TGACCGTGTCCATCAAAGTTCAGAATGTGACTGCAGAAGAAATACAGCTCAGCTggaccagcagcagcaaaagcagcttcTACAACATCTCTGTCAAGGATGGTGGAAAGGAGATTCGTACAGCAACTACAAATGAGACAAAAGCTGTGTTTCAAAACCTGCTTCCTGGCCATGTGTATGACATTTCTGTGTCAGTGTCATCCTGTGCTGAGAACAATCCTGCTTCAGTCACTGTCCGAACAG attCTGGTTCCTGCTTCAAAAGAACTGAGTTGTGTTTAGCACAAAGTACTGGCTGTTCTGACTTGAAAAGCATTGTATGCTCCA ataaCCAAGCATTTGCCTGCAGAGTTTGGTTAAAAAATGAGACATTTAATAATACACTTTATAACTCTGATAGTGAAAGCTACATAACAATGGCTGAACGTTTCAAAACAGAG GTTGTTGCAGCAATGCACGCTGAACTGGGGAATAACCACTCTGACGTTTTTGTGCTGGGGTTCAGACCTGGCAGTGTGATTGttgattttctctttctgctgccaaaagaaaaagccatgGATGTGGATTATATACAGACCCACCTGAGTAACGTGCTAAGGAGCAAGTATGGGAGCCAAAGTGAAGTGCAAA ctctgtctgtTCAGTCATCAACTGACAACAGCTCCTCCTGGAGAGTAGCAGTGATTGTCCTTGGAGTTTTACTTGGAGTTGCATTAGTGCTGATTCTCCTGGCAATAGTGTTTTACATCCATGTGAGGAGAAGATCAG GTATGGATTTTTCCACATTGTACACGTGGTAG